From a single Brassica rapa cultivar Chiifu-401-42 chromosome A01, CAAS_Brap_v3.01, whole genome shotgun sequence genomic region:
- the LOC103871923 gene encoding transcription termination factor MTERF5, chloroplastic isoform X2, producing MQTFSQLGPSEIFFIARRDNPCTRAQLWFTGKLHFRQESFGFRIKNRVEYSARPVPPNLIAAEKEEAKAVLTLFFKKQGLSNSVSVRIINKSDLFIDHLVSRLHSVHKARYLVGRELTTLEIRDSLIPYLEQLHEQHGDLLSDLVVSFPDPPPPHAEDRPPPVPLTPPRGLTDSAADSKKLRAVSRVSELDTEGALRPQTLYLLDLGLNLEQIKTITRKFAAFPYYSLEGKIKPVVEFLLDLGIPKSDIPTILCKRPQICGISLTDNLKPTMAFLETLGIDKNQWAKIIYRFPAILTYSRQKLISTVEFLTQTGLSEEQIGKILTRCPNIMSYSVEDKLRPTMEYFKSLNVDVAVLLHRCPQTFGLSIETNLKPVTEFFLEKGYGIDEIGIMISRYGALYTFSLRENLMPKWDYFQTMDYPKSELVKFPQFFGYSLQERIKPRYELVKRSGVRLLLNQVLSLSGVEFEKVVKKKMMKKLLSDHQSSSELL from the exons ATGCAAACATTTAGTCAGCTAGGACCGTCGGAGATTTTCTTCATCGCTAGAAGAGACAACCCTTGTACGAG GGCGCAGCTTTGGTTCACGGGAAAACTCCATTTCCGACAAGAATCATTTG GGTTTCGCATAAAGAACAGAGTCGAGTACAGCGCAAGACCCGTGCCTCCAAACCTGATTGCAGCAGAGAAAGAAGAAGCCAAAGCCGTTTTAACCCTCTTCTTCAAGAAGCAAGGTCTTAGCAACAGCGTCTCCGTTAGGATCATCAACAAATCCGATCTCTTCATCGACCATTTAGTCTCTAGACTCCACTCCGTTCACAAAGCCCGTTACCTCGTAGGAAGAGAGCTTACCACGCTTGAAATACGAGACTCTCTCATCCCTTACCTCGAACAGCTCCATGAACAACACGGTGATCTTCTCTCTGACCTCGTTGTCAGCTTCCCcgatccaccaccaccacatgCTGAAGATAGACCACCTCCAGTTCCACTCACACCACCTCGTGGTCTCACGGATTCAGCTGCAGACAGTAAGAAACTAAGAGCTGTCTCTCGCGTCAGCGAACTCGACACAGAAGGTGCGTTACGTCCGCAAACACTCTACCTCCTCGACCTCGGTTTAAACCTCGAGCAGATCAAAACCATCACCCGCAAGTTCGCAGCGTTTCCTTACTACAGCCTCGAGGGAAAGATCAAACCCGTCGTGGAGTTTCTTCTGGACCTCGGCATCCCAAAATCAGACATCCCAACAATCCTCTGCAAAAGGCCGCAGATCTGCGGGATCAGCTTAACCGATAACCTCAAGCCGACCATGGCCTTCTTGGAGACGTTAGGCATCGATAAGAACCAGTGGGCAAAGATCATTTACCGTTTCCCTGCTATCTTAACTTACAGCCGACAGAAACTTATCTCCACCGTTGAGTTCCTAACTCAAACCGGTCTCTCCGAAGAACAGATTGGGAAGATCTTGACTCGATGTCCGAACATCATGTCGTACAGCGTGGAAGACAAGCTACGTCCGACAATGGAGTATTTTAAGTCGCTTAACGTCGACGTTGCGGTTCTCCTTCATCGATGTCCACAGACGTTTGGTTTGAGCATAGAGACGAACCTCAAGCCAGTGACTGAGTTCTTCCTCGAGAAGGGTTACGGTATAGATGAGATTGGGATCATGATCTCTAGATACGGAGCTTTGTATACTTTCAGCTTGAGGGAGAATCTGATGCCGAAGTGGGATTACTTTCAGACGATGGATTATCCCAAGTCGGAGCTGGTGAAGTTTCCGCAGTTTTTCGGGTATAGTCTTCAGGAGAGGATCAAGCCGAGGTATGAGCTGGTGAAGAGAAGTGGAGTGAGGCTGTTGTTGAATCAGGTTTTGTCCTTGTCCGGAGTTGAGTTCGAGAAAGTTGttaagaagaagatgatgaagaaactTTTGTCTGATCATCAAAGTAGTAGCGAGCTCTTGTGA
- the LOC103871923 gene encoding transcription termination factor MTERF5, chloroplastic isoform X1, producing the protein MQTFSQLGPSEIFFIARRDNPCTSNCRAQLWFTGKLHFRQESFGFRIKNRVEYSARPVPPNLIAAEKEEAKAVLTLFFKKQGLSNSVSVRIINKSDLFIDHLVSRLHSVHKARYLVGRELTTLEIRDSLIPYLEQLHEQHGDLLSDLVVSFPDPPPPHAEDRPPPVPLTPPRGLTDSAADSKKLRAVSRVSELDTEGALRPQTLYLLDLGLNLEQIKTITRKFAAFPYYSLEGKIKPVVEFLLDLGIPKSDIPTILCKRPQICGISLTDNLKPTMAFLETLGIDKNQWAKIIYRFPAILTYSRQKLISTVEFLTQTGLSEEQIGKILTRCPNIMSYSVEDKLRPTMEYFKSLNVDVAVLLHRCPQTFGLSIETNLKPVTEFFLEKGYGIDEIGIMISRYGALYTFSLRENLMPKWDYFQTMDYPKSELVKFPQFFGYSLQERIKPRYELVKRSGVRLLLNQVLSLSGVEFEKVVKKKMMKKLLSDHQSSSELL; encoded by the exons ATGCAAACATTTAGTCAGCTAGGACCGTCGGAGATTTTCTTCATCGCTAGAAGAGACAACCCTTGTACGAG TAATTGCAGGGCGCAGCTTTGGTTCACGGGAAAACTCCATTTCCGACAAGAATCATTTG GGTTTCGCATAAAGAACAGAGTCGAGTACAGCGCAAGACCCGTGCCTCCAAACCTGATTGCAGCAGAGAAAGAAGAAGCCAAAGCCGTTTTAACCCTCTTCTTCAAGAAGCAAGGTCTTAGCAACAGCGTCTCCGTTAGGATCATCAACAAATCCGATCTCTTCATCGACCATTTAGTCTCTAGACTCCACTCCGTTCACAAAGCCCGTTACCTCGTAGGAAGAGAGCTTACCACGCTTGAAATACGAGACTCTCTCATCCCTTACCTCGAACAGCTCCATGAACAACACGGTGATCTTCTCTCTGACCTCGTTGTCAGCTTCCCcgatccaccaccaccacatgCTGAAGATAGACCACCTCCAGTTCCACTCACACCACCTCGTGGTCTCACGGATTCAGCTGCAGACAGTAAGAAACTAAGAGCTGTCTCTCGCGTCAGCGAACTCGACACAGAAGGTGCGTTACGTCCGCAAACACTCTACCTCCTCGACCTCGGTTTAAACCTCGAGCAGATCAAAACCATCACCCGCAAGTTCGCAGCGTTTCCTTACTACAGCCTCGAGGGAAAGATCAAACCCGTCGTGGAGTTTCTTCTGGACCTCGGCATCCCAAAATCAGACATCCCAACAATCCTCTGCAAAAGGCCGCAGATCTGCGGGATCAGCTTAACCGATAACCTCAAGCCGACCATGGCCTTCTTGGAGACGTTAGGCATCGATAAGAACCAGTGGGCAAAGATCATTTACCGTTTCCCTGCTATCTTAACTTACAGCCGACAGAAACTTATCTCCACCGTTGAGTTCCTAACTCAAACCGGTCTCTCCGAAGAACAGATTGGGAAGATCTTGACTCGATGTCCGAACATCATGTCGTACAGCGTGGAAGACAAGCTACGTCCGACAATGGAGTATTTTAAGTCGCTTAACGTCGACGTTGCGGTTCTCCTTCATCGATGTCCACAGACGTTTGGTTTGAGCATAGAGACGAACCTCAAGCCAGTGACTGAGTTCTTCCTCGAGAAGGGTTACGGTATAGATGAGATTGGGATCATGATCTCTAGATACGGAGCTTTGTATACTTTCAGCTTGAGGGAGAATCTGATGCCGAAGTGGGATTACTTTCAGACGATGGATTATCCCAAGTCGGAGCTGGTGAAGTTTCCGCAGTTTTTCGGGTATAGTCTTCAGGAGAGGATCAAGCCGAGGTATGAGCTGGTGAAGAGAAGTGGAGTGAGGCTGTTGTTGAATCAGGTTTTGTCCTTGTCCGGAGTTGAGTTCGAGAAAGTTGttaagaagaagatgatgaagaaactTTTGTCTGATCATCAAAGTAGTAGCGAGCTCTTGTGA
- the LOC103872174 gene encoding receptor-like protein 48, with protein MHSCREKKMIVWSLCLIFSLSHSILVCASSPPKHLCRQDQRDALWEFKGEFPLSGMAADEKTQTWRNNSDCCSWDGITCDHKTGNVLDLNLWSSSLNGPLRSSSGLFKLQYLQSLNLSSNNLAGILPDSIGDLKYLRVLGLSGCNLFGKLPSSLGNLSDLTVLELDGNGFTGELPVSIRNLKQLTKLLIASSKLSGNFHQALLNLTELTAINLVFNQLEGTLPSNMSTFSKLEYFNVGSNSFSGSVPSSLFMIPSLTYLNLERNHFNSLLEIGNISSPSKLQTLILGGNRLSGPIPGFISKLVELSSFDLSFWDTLRGDVDFSIFLHLKSLASLDISTLNTRSIVDMSLFSHFESLSILSLSRNTVKFSSTLHLVSPIGSLAVASCNISEFPKFLRTQTSLFNLDISQNQIKGNVPAWLWSLPGLAYVDFSLNSFTGFDGPADVFQRNEIYLLDISSNAFKNPFPLLPKSITFLSASDNQFSGEIPTTICQLDSLETLVLSNNNFSGSIPRCFEKFNTTLTVLHLQNNSLFGKFPEESVSVALISLDVGRNQLSGELPKSLINCTHLEFLNVEDNKFNDTFPFWLRLLPGLQILILRSNEFHGPIHYPGVFLSFPRLRIFDISKNLFSGALPLDYFSGWNAMSSDVYIADNKYMFKRNTFSSFNIASKGLEMILAGISFSIYKTVDISGNRFEGEIPKSISLLKGLIVLSMSNNAFIGHIPPSLSNLTNLESIDLSRNRLSGKIPAELRKLTFLAWMNFSYNNLEGPIPQGTQIQTQDSSSFLQNPGLCGAPLHKICSGEEEGTLNQDKENEEEDQVLSWIAAAIAYVPGVFCGYIVGHILASYRHDWFKRIFHYFY; from the coding sequence ATGCATTCTtgtagagagaagaagatgatagtATGGAGCTTGTgtttaatattttctctttCTCACTCAATACTTGTTTGCGCTTCTTCTCCTCCAAAGCACTTGTGCCGTCAAGACCAGAGGGATGCTCTTTGGGAATTCAAGGGCGAGTTCCCTCTCAGTGGGATGGCTGCTGACGAGAAGACACAGACGTGGAGAAACAACAGTGATTGCTGTTCTTGGGATGGTATCACTTGTGATCATAAGACGGGCAATGTCCTTGACTTAAATCTCTGGAGCAGTTCTCTCAATGGCCCATTAAGATCTAGTAGTGGTCTGTTCAAACTACAGTATCTTCAGAGCCTTAATCTTAGCTCCAATAATCTTGCCGGCATTCTACCAGATTCCATCGGCGACCTCAAATATCTGAGGGTTTTGGGACTTTCTGGATGCAATTTATTTGGAAAGCTTCCTTCATCGCTCGGAAATCTTTCTGATCTCACTGTTCTTGAACTTGATGGTAATGGTTTCACCGGTGAACTACCAGTTTCGATCCGCAACTTAAAACAACTAACAAAGTTGCTAATTGCATCGAGCAAGCTCAGCGGGAACTTTCATCAAGCGCTACTCAATTTAACCGAGCTCACTGCGATCAACCTTGTTTTCAACCAGCTTGAAGGTACGCTCCCATCTAACATGAGTACCTTCTCCAAACTGGAGTACTTTAATGTTGGTTCAAATTCATTTTCTGGATCTGTTCCGTCGTCTCTTTTCATGATCCCTTCGTTGACCTATCTTAACTTGGAAAGGAATCACTTCAACAGTCTCCTTGAGATTGGGAATATCTCTTCACCatcaaaacttcaaactttaaTCCTTGGAGGAAACAGGCTCAGTGGGCCTATCCCGGGATTTATATCAAAACTAGTCGAGCTCTCCTCTTTCGACCTCTCCTTTTGGGACACTTTGAGGGGGGATGTCGATTTCAGCATCTTCTTGCATCTCAAGTCACTTGCGTCCCTTGACATCTCCACTCTTAATACAAGAAGTATTGTCGACATGAGTCTCTTCTCGCATTTCGAGTCACTTAGCATACTAAGTCTTTCACGAAATACTGTGAAGTTTAGTTCAACTCTCCATCTTGTCTCACCCATTGGATCATTGGCTGTAGCATCCTGCAATATTTCTGAGTTTCCCAAGTTTCTACGAACGCAAACCAGCTTGTTCAACTTAGATATTTCTCAGAATCAAATAAAAGGGAATGTACCAGCGTGGTTATGGAGTCTCCCAGGATTAGCGTATGTAGACTTTTCTCTGAATTCATTTACTGGTTTTGATGGACCAGCGGATGTTTTTCAAAGAAATGAAATATATTTGCTTGATATAAGTTCGAACGCTTTCAAGAATCCATTTCCTTTGTTGCCAAAATCAATAACGTTTCTTTCAGCCTCAGATAATCAGTTTTCGGGTGAGATTCCGACAACAATTTGCCAACTGGATTCTCTTGAAACACTTGTTTTATCCAACAACAACTTCAGCGGTTCTATACCTCGGTGTTTTGAGAAGTTCAATACAACACTTACCGTCTTGCATCTTCAGAATAACAGCCTCTTTGGTAAATTTCCGGAGGAATCTGTCAGCGTTGCCTTGATTTCACTTGATGTTGGTCGCAACCAGTTATCAGGAGAGCTTCCCAAGTCTCTGATTAATTGCACTCATCTTGAGTTTCTCAACGTTGAAGACAACAAGTTCAACGACACGTTTCCTTTCTGGTTGAGATTATTGCCTGGTTTGCAAATTCTTATCCTTCGCTCTAATGAGTTCCATGGGCCAATACATTATCCAGGGGTATTTTTGAGTTTCCCCAGGCTGCGAATATTTGACATTTCTAAAAATCTCTTCTCTGGAGCCTTGCCATTGGATTACTTTTCTGGTTGGAATGCAATGTCATCGGATGTATATATTGCAGATAATAAGTACATGTTTAAGAGAAATACCTTTTCAAGCTTTAATATAGCAAGCAAAGGTTTAGAGATGATATTGGCTGGTATTAGTTTCAGTATCTACAAAACTGTCGATATCTCAGGGAACAGATTCGAAGGAGAAATCCCCAAATCCATCAGTTTACTCAAGGGACTGATTGTGCTCAGCATGTCAAACAACGCTTTCATAGGCCATATTCCACCATCTTTGTCGAACTTGACTAATCTTGAATCAATAGATCTATCCCGAAACAGATTATCAGGCAAAATCCCAGCAGAGCTCCGGAAACTAACGTTTCTGGCGTGGATGAACTTCTCTTACAACAACCTCGAAGGTCCAATACCACAAGGCACTCAAATTCAAACCCAGGATAGTTCTTCATTCCTACAGAATCCTGGGCTATGCGGGGCTCCTCTTCATAAGATCTGcagtggagaagaagaaggcacATTAAACCAAgataaagaaaatgaagaagaagatcaagtaTTGAGCTGGATTGCAGCTGCAATAGCATATGTACCTGGTGTATTCTGTGGATACATTGTCGGCCATATTCTGGCTTCATACAGACATGACTGGTTCAAGAGGATCTTTCACTATTTTTATTAA